In the genome of [Mycoplasma] phocae, one region contains:
- a CDS encoding PTS glucose transporter subunit IIB has protein sequence MEILQFKNEAKMNKKHKFLYILLCILTLGFICIYWKKKYQQKKPKDYLSIQEKLSFDYDEFLKFIGGKDNIVDVNATQKVVKIAFIDRKKVDSSALKSLDGITGISFQSQQISLVIGNSAKYLEQKIRKEIE, from the coding sequence ATGGAAATATTACAATTTAAAAATGAGGCAAAAATGAACAAAAAGCATAAATTTTTATACATTCTTCTATGCATATTAACATTAGGTTTTATTTGTATATATTGAAAGAAAAAATATCAACAAAAGAAACCTAAAGACTATTTAAGCATTCAAGAGAAACTATCATTTGACTATGATGAATTTTTAAAATTCATCGGTGGAAAGGACAACATCGTAGATGTTAATGCTACACAAAAGGTAGTTAAAATTGCTTTTATTGATCGAAAAAAAGTTGACAGCTCAGCTTTAAAATCATTGGATGGAATTACTGGCATTAGTTTTCAAAGTCAACAAATTTCTTTAGTGATTGGCAATTCAGCTAAGTATTTAGAACAAAAAATTAGAAAGGAAATTGAATAA
- the trpS gene encoding tryptophan--tRNA ligase yields MQKKIMLSGITATGKLTIANFIGAIKNIVKLQDKYDNYVFIADLHALTLPIDKKELANNRRDIFALFRACGVDLNKTTLFFQSDVIEHGLMNWLILTNTSIGELSRMTQFKDKSTKIKSANGMETIPTGLLMYPTLMVADILLYNADIIPVGIDQKQHVELTRNLAIRLNNKYKTDFKIPEPFIPEIGAKIMSLTEPTKKMSKSDTNQKSSIYLLDNPDEAYKKIMRSVTDSEGKIYVDDSKPGITNLLSIYSAIKDITLKDAELEFKDKNYGELKQAVGEEVKALLTKIQENYSIHIKNVEQESQIGALKARKTANENMNKLMKGMGLSHES; encoded by the coding sequence ATGCAAAAAAAAATAATGCTTAGTGGCATCACGGCAACAGGAAAATTAACAATTGCCAATTTCATTGGTGCAATTAAAAATATTGTCAAACTACAAGATAAATATGACAATTATGTTTTCATAGCCGACCTTCATGCTCTAACACTTCCAATCGATAAAAAAGAACTTGCTAATAATCGTCGAGATATTTTTGCTTTATTTCGCGCCTGTGGCGTTGATTTGAATAAAACAACTTTATTTTTTCAATCTGATGTTATTGAACATGGATTAATGAATTGATTAATTTTAACAAATACAAGTATCGGTGAATTATCACGAATGACACAATTTAAAGATAAATCAACGAAGATTAAAAGTGCAAATGGTATGGAAACAATTCCAACAGGGCTACTAATGTATCCAACTTTAATGGTAGCCGATATTCTACTATATAATGCTGATATTATTCCAGTTGGAATTGATCAAAAACAACATGTTGAATTAACAAGGAACTTAGCCATTAGATTAAATAATAAATATAAGACTGATTTTAAAATTCCAGAGCCTTTTATTCCTGAAATTGGGGCAAAAATTATGTCATTGACTGAACCAACTAAAAAAATGTCAAAATCAGATACTAACCAAAAATCATCAATTTATCTTTTAGACAATCCAGATGAAGCTTATAAAAAAATTATGCGCTCAGTTACTGATTCTGAAGGAAAAATTTATGTTGACGATTCAAAACCAGGCATTACAAATCTATTAAGCATTTATAGCGCAATTAAAGATATTACTCTTAAAGATGCTGAACTTGAATTTAAAGACAAAAATTACGGAGAATTAAAACAAGCAGTTGGTGAAGAAGTTAAAGCTTTATTAACAAAAATTCAAGAAAATTATTCAATTCACATCAAAAATGTAGAGCAAGAAAGTCAGATTGGAGCTTTGAAAGCTAGAAAAACTGCAAACGAAAACATGAACAAATTAATGAAAGGAATGGGACTAAGTCATGAAAGTTAA
- the thrS gene encoding threonine--tRNA ligase: MKVNKNLNHSTSHLLAAAILKLYPNAKLAIGPAIDEGFYYDFEIEEGILESDLPRIEKLMKKMAMQGYEMKLVDESQYSFDNQPYKKELRDEFVREGKKITFYQYYHPKNNEILFTDLCSGGHISNTKEIKHFKLLSVAGAYWRGDSKNKMLTRIYGTAWETEDELKQYLAILEERKERDHRKIGKELGIFTFNQLSGQGLPIWLEDGMKIHNAIRDYVLKLDKKFGFQEVLTPHFGEKKLYEISGHWDHYQDTMFKPLKMDNEILVPRPMTCPHHILLFNSSRHSYKELPIRYSEQSRLYRYEKSGALSGLERVRSMDLTEGHVFVRIDQIKDEFKHLYKMIVQALNDFKIEIDHISLSLRDPNNSEKFFSDDEMWNHAENDLRDVLNELKIEYKEFIGEAAFYGPKIDIQIKTALNKIITMSTLQLDFLLPMRFNMKYVDDNEEMKVPVLIHRGLIGTYERFIATLLEQTKGVLPYWLSPHQVTIMPINSELNEHCQKLYEELLDLDINVNVDLRNERINRKIRDAQIQKTKFIVVIGAEEQKNDTVSVREYGSEKSQIFTKHDFIKKLLELKHMK, translated from the coding sequence ATGAAAGTTAATAAAAATTTAAATCATTCAACTAGTCATTTATTAGCGGCAGCGATTTTAAAATTATATCCAAATGCAAAATTAGCAATTGGACCAGCAATTGACGAAGGATTTTATTACGATTTCGAAATTGAAGAAGGAATTTTAGAGTCAGATCTACCAAGAATTGAAAAATTAATGAAGAAAATGGCTATGCAAGGATATGAGATGAAATTAGTTGATGAATCTCAATATTCATTTGATAATCAACCATATAAAAAAGAATTGCGAGATGAATTTGTTAGAGAAGGTAAAAAAATAACCTTCTATCAATACTATCATCCTAAAAATAATGAAATATTATTCACAGATCTTTGCTCAGGTGGCCATATCAGCAACACTAAAGAAATCAAACACTTTAAATTGCTATCAGTTGCCGGAGCCTATTGACGGGGAGATTCTAAAAACAAAATGTTAACGCGAATCTATGGAACCGCTTGAGAAACAGAAGATGAGTTAAAACAATATCTTGCTATTCTAGAAGAAAGAAAAGAACGTGACCATCGAAAAATTGGTAAAGAATTGGGAATTTTTACATTTAACCAATTAAGTGGACAAGGACTGCCAATTTGACTTGAAGATGGAATGAAAATTCATAACGCCATTCGTGATTATGTTTTAAAATTAGATAAAAAATTCGGATTTCAAGAAGTGCTAACTCCACATTTTGGAGAAAAAAAATTGTATGAAATTAGTGGCCACTGAGATCATTATCAAGACACAATGTTTAAACCATTAAAAATGGATAATGAAATTCTTGTGCCGCGACCAATGACATGTCCACATCATATTTTGCTTTTCAATTCATCACGCCATTCATATAAAGAATTGCCAATTAGATATTCAGAGCAATCAAGATTATATCGTTATGAAAAATCGGGAGCATTATCTGGACTTGAAAGAGTTAGATCAATGGATTTAACTGAAGGCCATGTTTTTGTTAGAATTGATCAAATTAAAGATGAATTTAAACATTTATATAAAATGATTGTCCAAGCATTAAATGATTTCAAAATTGAGATTGATCATATTTCACTTTCATTACGTGATCCTAATAATAGTGAAAAATTCTTTAGCGATGATGAAATGTGAAACCATGCAGAAAATGATTTACGTGATGTACTAAATGAGTTAAAAATTGAATACAAAGAGTTCATTGGAGAAGCTGCTTTTTATGGACCTAAAATTGATATTCAAATTAAAACTGCTTTGAATAAAATTATTACAATGTCAACACTACAATTAGATTTTCTTCTTCCAATGAGATTTAATATGAAATATGTTGATGATAATGAAGAAATGAAAGTTCCAGTATTAATTCATCGTGGATTAATTGGCACATATGAGAGATTTATTGCCACATTGCTTGAGCAAACAAAAGGTGTTTTACCTTATTGATTGAGCCCACATCAAGTAACAATTATGCCTATCAATAGTGAATTAAATGAACATTGCCAAAAACTATATGAAGAATTATTAGACCTTGATATTAATGTTAATGTTGATTTACGAAATGAAAGAATTAACCGTAAAATTAGGGATGCTCAAATTCAAAAAACTAAATTTATTGTTGTTATTGGAGCAGAAGAGCAAAAAAATGATACAGTATCAGTTAGAGAATACGGTTCTGAAAAAAGCCAAATATTTACAAAACATGATTTTATTAAAAAACTATTAGAACTTAAACATATGAAATAA
- a CDS encoding M48 family metallopeptidase — translation MKKIDDVLAYKINDKEFNIYVRFTNNKNIYLSLRDNKLILSTPIHYLNTEQLNNFLNTAILKLTQSTKKQDVRPLLDINWTDQSFYYLGKLSYFKIINNYLQIYFNDEIEIIPITKHDENYIKKTIWNNLSEKLEKIFSYWANYYSEKFLNRSLSSKIKISTKSSAWATNYLLKNIISVSKYLIFYNIKCIRYVAAHEIAHFLEANHSARFWKIVSKEFPDYKHIRKTMNAHKFT, via the coding sequence ATGAAAAAAATTGATGATGTTTTAGCATATAAAATTAATGATAAGGAATTTAACATTTATGTGAGATTTACAAATAATAAAAATATTTATTTATCTCTACGCGATAATAAATTAATTCTCTCTACACCAATTCATTATTTAAATACTGAACAATTAAATAATTTTCTTAACACCGCTATTTTAAAATTAACTCAATCCACTAAAAAACAAGATGTTAGACCACTGCTTGACATTAATTGAACTGATCAAAGTTTTTATTATCTTGGAAAGTTATCTTATTTTAAAATTATTAATAATTATCTTCAAATATATTTTAATGATGAAATTGAAATTATTCCAATTACCAAACACGATGAAAACTACATTAAAAAAACAATTTGAAATAATTTATCAGAAAAACTTGAAAAAATTTTTAGTTATTGAGCTAACTACTATTCAGAGAAATTTCTTAATAGAAGTTTGTCATCAAAAATAAAAATATCAACCAAATCATCTGCTTGAGCAACAAATTATTTATTAAAAAATATAATTTCAGTTTCTAAATATTTAATATTCTATAATATAAAGTGTATTAGATATGTGGCAGCGCATGAAATCGCTCATTTTCTTGAGGCAAATCACTCTGCTCGGTTTTGGAAAATTGTTAGCAAAGAATTTCCCGATTATAAACATATTAGAAAAACAATGAACGCACACAAATTTACATAA
- the rpsT gene encoding 30S ribosomal protein S20, with amino-acid sequence MANIKSKQKAILSNEKARVRNSAIKSSVKTAIKKAKLAAQSKDPKANDLFAKAHHEIDKAVSKGVLHQNNGARKASRLDAFIAKNR; translated from the coding sequence ATGGCAAATATTAAATCAAAACAAAAAGCAATATTATCTAACGAAAAAGCGCGTGTTCGCAACTCAGCTATCAAATCTTCAGTTAAAACTGCAATTAAAAAGGCAAAATTAGCCGCACAGTCAAAAGATCCTAAGGCAAATGATTTATTTGCTAAAGCACATCATGAAATTGATAAAGCTGTTTCTAAAGGTGTTTTACACCAAAACAATGGTGCTAGAAAAGCAAGCCGTTTAGATGCGTTTATTGCGAAAAATAGATAA
- the rsmI gene encoding 16S rRNA (cytidine(1402)-2'-O)-methyltransferase — protein MANKIFIVGTPIGNLEDISIRALNTLKASDIILCEDTRVSQKLLRHYDIINKKLISYHNYNEKTLAPKIINMILDHQKVSLISDAGMPCISDPGFEIINLAKINNIEVEVIGGPTALIHAVIKANFSSEFSFIGFLKDKTQARQNYLKSLDFGTYVCYVSPHKLEATIADFDLVFGDKVRLFLIKEMTKLYEKTYEGNPADVLKQIRLDSQKGEYSLVFKINKPTHIKINKYPKK, from the coding sequence ATGGCAAATAAAATCTTTATTGTTGGCACTCCAATTGGAAATTTAGAAGATATTAGTATAAGGGCGCTGAATACTTTAAAAGCATCTGACATTATCTTATGTGAAGATACGAGAGTGAGTCAAAAGCTACTACGACATTATGACATTATTAATAAAAAATTAATTTCATATCACAACTATAATGAAAAAACTTTGGCTCCAAAAATTATTAATATGATTTTAGATCATCAAAAAGTTTCGCTCATTTCAGATGCAGGGATGCCATGTATTTCTGATCCAGGATTTGAGATTATTAATTTAGCCAAAATAAATAATATTGAAGTTGAAGTCATAGGCGGACCAACAGCTTTAATTCATGCTGTTATCAAAGCTAATTTTAGTTCAGAATTTAGCTTTATTGGTTTTTTAAAAGACAAAACTCAGGCTAGACAAAATTATTTAAAATCACTTGATTTCGGCACATATGTTTGTTATGTTTCACCACATAAACTTGAAGCAACGATTGCTGATTTTGATTTAGTTTTTGGCGATAAAGTTAGGTTATTTTTAATTAAGGAGATGACTAAACTTTATGAAAAAACCTATGAAGGTAACCCGGCTGATGTCCTTAAACAAATTCGTTTGGATAGTCAAAAAGGGGAATATAGTTTAGTGTTTAAAATCAATAAACCTACTCATATCAAAATTAATAAATATCCTAAAAAATAG
- a CDS encoding DNA polymerase III — translation MIVSNEFLKIINNSIKENKLQQVYLFSQLVTNDFDEYIISFINTINGEKFNQFSELKFKDLYLCVNESNQLITKEAIAEAMLWAFKSNLSNHHKFKILIIKNIENGTPQSLNSLLKFLENPPTHTIVIMTTNQMNKVLKTIRSRAFIINIKTNLTKINSIKDFILVYANKYNLDDHEKLNTLLKNLKSAIISSFSKPESFLYFLLKHFDKDLANFLLVFMIFIYEDLAKISNNLTTNLTILSLKDAKTINNSSKIDEIIECLKAMYKTLKTNVNFPLQKSNFLIKIEKIYGK, via the coding sequence ATGATTGTAAGTAATGAATTTTTAAAAATTATTAATAATTCAATCAAAGAAAATAAACTTCAGCAGGTTTATTTATTTTCACAATTAGTTACCAATGATTTCGATGAATATATTATTTCATTTATCAATACAATTAATGGTGAAAAATTTAATCAATTTTCTGAACTTAAATTTAAGGATTTATATTTATGTGTCAATGAAAGTAATCAATTAATAACAAAGGAAGCTATTGCTGAGGCAATGCTTTGAGCATTTAAAAGCAATTTGTCAAACCATCACAAATTTAAGATTTTAATTATCAAAAATATTGAAAATGGAACTCCTCAAAGTCTTAATAGTTTACTAAAATTTTTAGAAAATCCTCCAACACACACGATTGTAATCATGACCACTAATCAAATGAATAAAGTGCTAAAAACAATTAGATCACGAGCTTTTATTATTAATATTAAAACTAATTTGACTAAAATTAATTCAATTAAGGATTTTATTTTAGTATATGCGAATAAATATAATTTAGATGATCATGAAAAATTAAATACATTGCTAAAAAATTTGAAATCAGCTATAATATCATCATTTTCAAAGCCTGAATCATTTCTATATTTTTTATTAAAACATTTTGATAAAGATCTCGCAAATTTTCTTTTAGTTTTTATGATTTTTATTTACGAAGATTTAGCTAAGATTAGCAATAATTTAACAACAAATTTAACCATTTTATCTTTAAAAGACGCTAAAACTATCAATAACAGTTCAAAAATTGACGAAATCATAGAATGTTTAAAAGCTATGTATAAAACCCTAAAAACTAATGTGAATTTCCCTCTACAAAAATCTAATTTTTTAATTAAAATCGAGAAAATTTATGGCAAATAA
- the tmk gene encoding dTMP kinase gives MKTNRGKFIAIEGMDGAGKTTILKKFEEYLKKNKKQKDFVFTREPGSSFSKEAEKIRDLILENGNEFSPMVDALLFATSRRINLEKGIWPALESGKNVISDRYWTSSYVYQGILGNIGVSKVKMINEIATDNTHPDFIIFFDLLPEISIQRLKESGKSMDRLENLDLNYYTNLREAYLKTVSKDAKKYCIIDANCSIDELFERFIAVLSDQKII, from the coding sequence ATGAAAACAAATCGTGGAAAATTTATAGCTATAGAAGGAATGGATGGAGCTGGAAAAACAACTATTCTGAAAAAATTTGAAGAATATTTGAAAAAAAATAAAAAACAAAAAGATTTTGTCTTTACAAGAGAACCAGGAAGTAGTTTTTCAAAAGAAGCTGAAAAAATACGTGACTTAATTTTAGAAAATGGTAATGAATTTAGTCCAATGGTTGACGCCTTACTTTTTGCTACAAGTCGGAGAATTAACTTAGAAAAAGGTATATGACCAGCATTGGAATCGGGCAAAAATGTTATTTCAGATCGTTATTGAACATCATCATATGTTTATCAAGGAATATTAGGAAATATTGGAGTATCAAAGGTAAAAATGATTAATGAAATAGCTACCGATAATACACATCCGGATTTTATAATTTTCTTTGATCTGTTACCGGAAATTTCAATTCAAAGATTAAAAGAAAGTGGAAAGTCAATGGATAGATTGGAAAATCTTGATCTTAATTATTATACAAATCTGCGTGAAGCTTATTTAAAAACAGTTAGTAAGGATGCTAAGAAATATTGCATTATTGACGCTAATTGTTCAATTGATGAATTATTTGAAAGATTTATTGCTGTTTTGTCGGATCAAAAAATTATCTAA
- a CDS encoding toprim domain-containing protein: MKTEEEIELLLKAIPGITKRQSQKIIGYFLENDIEKLEHIYQLIKSLKSKIKKCQNCNAYSEKDTCDICDDKFREKKLMVVLSQEDLKKFEALEIYKGRYFVIEELYDLKKSNEKFNRNLEKLLIVAKNVSEIVIALSATVEGQFTTQFIKKILKDKINFDNAYQLSMGIPLGVQVEYVDPVTLKQSLINKTKI; encoded by the coding sequence ATGAAAACTGAAGAAGAGATCGAATTGCTACTGAAAGCAATTCCCGGAATTACAAAACGTCAATCTCAAAAAATTATTGGCTATTTCTTGGAAAATGACATTGAAAAATTAGAGCATATTTATCAATTAATTAAAAGCCTAAAAAGTAAAATCAAAAAATGTCAAAATTGTAATGCATATTCAGAGAAAGATACTTGTGACATTTGCGATGATAAATTTCGCGAAAAAAAATTGATGGTAGTTCTAAGTCAAGAAGATTTAAAAAAATTTGAAGCATTAGAAATTTATAAAGGAAGATACTTCGTTATTGAAGAGTTGTATGATTTAAAAAAAAGCAATGAAAAATTTAATCGCAATCTAGAGAAATTATTAATTGTTGCTAAAAATGTTTCAGAAATTGTGATTGCTTTATCTGCTACAGTCGAAGGGCAATTCACAACACAATTTATTAAAAAAATTCTTAAGGATAAAATTAATTTTGATAACGCATATCAGCTTTCAATGGGAATTCCGCTTGGAGTTCAAGTTGAATATGTTGATCCAGTTACATTAAAACAATCTTTGATTAATAAAACTAAAATATAA
- a CDS encoding YbaB/EbfC family nucleoid-associated protein codes for MNNINEMLKKAKRIQGELEKEEQLIAKKEFVIEKQGIKITMLGTRKITKVEINPALIDPEDPELLQDLVLIAVNEAIDAIEEEYEQINAKYAGGGLPF; via the coding sequence ATGAACAATATTAACGAAATGCTAAAAAAAGCAAAAAGAATTCAAGGCGAATTAGAAAAAGAAGAACAATTGATTGCTAAAAAAGAATTTGTTATTGAAAAACAAGGAATAAAAATTACCATGTTGGGAACAAGAAAAATTACTAAAGTAGAAATCAACCCAGCGTTAATCGACCCAGAAGATCCAGAATTACTACAAGATTTAGTTTTAATTGCGGTTAATGAAGCGATTGATGCAATTGAAGAAGAATATGAACAAATAAATGCTAAATACGCTGGTGGTGGACTTCCATTCTAA